The following proteins come from a genomic window of Zygotorulaspora mrakii chromosome 8, complete sequence:
- the MSH2 gene encoding mismatch repair ATPase MSH2 (similar to Saccharomyces cerevisiae MSH2 (YOL090W); ancestral locus Anc_3.107) — MSSNRPDLKFTDISEERGFYRRFLNLSEKPASTIRIVDKGEYYIVVGNDALFVADSIYHTQSVLKDCKLDPSVSKQFKEPCKYVTVSAQMISNLLKICLLEMNYKVEVYDKSWKLVKSASPGNIEQIIDLMNVSIDSSIVIASLKLKFNSQEGFCVLGVAFIDTSNYKIGMLNIIDNEVYSNLESLLIQLGVRECLIPDLTQSENASGELKKISGIIDRCGSVATLVKNSEFSDKDVDLDLTRLIGDKLSLSLPKFSTLSLGACGALLGYLQLLSEEDQLGKYEITEHSLKEFVKLDASAIKALNLFPQNSSQNLSATTDTFFGTGGGSNGKISSLFQLLNNCKTNAGVRLLNEWLKQPLTDLNEIDKRHTLVEHLIEQLELRQILQTEQLPLVPDIRRVTKKLNRNGNLEDVLKIYQVCKRVPEIVQVLSSFLDDENINDEVRNLVNSVWLESLLGHMDPLSKLQEMVETTVDLEAYETSNQYMIKVEFNEELARIRDQLNQVMNQINTIHLNAAEDLGFDPDKKLKLENHHIHGWCMRLTRNDAKELRKHKNYLELSTVKAGIFFSTKEMKEIANETANLQKAYEKQQMSLVKEIVNITLTYSPVLEKISLILAHLDVLCSFAHAASYAPIPYIRPKMHGFGVERKTRLIGSRHPVLEMQDEMTFIANDVELDDNGNFIIITGPNMGGKSTYIRQVGVISLMAQIGCFVPCEEAEIAVVDAILCRVGAGDSQLKGVSTFMVEMLETASILKNATKNSLIIVDELGRGTSTYDGFGLAWAIAEHIVSEIKCFVLFATHFHELTSLATKHHSVKNMHVVAHIEQQDNKLDTEEDITLLYKVEPGISDQSFGIHVAEVVKFPQKIVKMAKRKANELEELKQYNKDDKKPKLTTSEINEGSERLKALLKQWVSTLEEEGLTDPTKLSEEKSQQKIQDLLRKLAQESTATNDKYLNYVKETLL; from the coding sequence ATGTCATCTAATAGGCCTGATTTAAAGTTCACTGATATTTCGGAAGAGAGAGGATTTTACAGAAGATTCTTAAATCTTTCCGAGAAGCCTGCATCCACTATAAGGATCGTGGATAAGGGAGAATATTATATAGTTGTTGGAAATGACGCCTTATTTGTTGCGGACAGCATATACCACACTCAGTCTGTATTGAAGGATTGCAAGTTGGACCCCTCCGTGTCaaaacaattcaaagaGCCATGCAAATATGTAACTGTGTCTGCACAAATGATCAGTAATTTGCTGAAGATTTGCCTACTGGAAATGAATTACAAGGTCGAAGTATATGATAAATCGTGGAAACTGGTCAAAAGTGCTTCACCCGGAAATATTGAACAAATTATTGACTTGATGAATGTGTCTATTGACTCCTCCATTGTGATTGCCAGTTTAAAACTGAAGTTCAACTCACAGGAAGGATTCTGCGTCCTTGGTGTCGCATTCATAGACACAAGCAACTATAAGATCGGTATGCTAAACATTATTGACAACGAAGTTTACTCGAATTTAGAGAGTTTATTGATTCAGCTTGGAGTCAGAGAGTGCTTGATTCCTGATTTAACTCAAAGTGAAAATGCCAGTGGAGAActgaagaaaatttcaGGTATTATTGATAGATGTGGCTCTGTGGCAACCTTAGTGAAGAACTCAGAATTTTCTGACAAAGATGTTGATCTTGATTTGACCAGACTAATCGGTGACAAATTATCCCTATCTTtgccaaaattttctaCACTGTCTCTTGGTGCTTGTGGCGCACTTTTGGGCTATCTACAGTTACTGAGTGAAGAAGATCAACTTGGTAAATATGAGATTACTGAGCATTCCCTAAAAGAGTTTGTCAAATTGGATGCATCAGCTATAAAAGCGCTAAATTTATTCCCACAAAACTCTTCCCAGAATTTATCAGCTACTACAGATACATTTTTTGGTACTGGAGGCGGTAGTAATGGTAAAATATCATCTTTATTTCAGCTATTGAACAATTGCAAGACAAATGCAGGCGTTCGATTACTCAATGAATGGCTAAAGCAACCTTTGACAGATTTAAATGAGATCGATAAAAGGCATACATTAGTTGAACATTTGATTGAGCAACTTGAACTGAGACAAATTCTGCAAACTGAACAATTACCTCTTGTACCAGATATTCGCCGTGTTACCAAGAAATTAAATAGAAATGGTAATCTAGAAGATGTGCTAAAAATCTACCAAGTTTGCAAAAGGGTTCCAGAGATTGTTCAAGTCCTGAGCTCCTTTTTGGATGACGAAAATATCAACGATGAGGTCAGAAACTTAGTTAATTCTGTTTGGCTTGAGTCGTTACTTGGTCACATGGATCCTTTGAGCAAATTACAGGAAATGGTTGAAACGACTGTTGATTTGGAAGCATATGAGACAAGCAATCAATATATGATTAAGGTTGAGTTCAACGAGGAGCTAGCAAGGATTAGAGATCAGCTGAATCAAGTAATGAACCAGATAAATACCATTCACCTGAATGCCGCCGAAGATCTTGGATTTGATCCCGATAAAAAACtaaaattggaaaatcaTCATATCCATGGATGGTGTATGAGGCTAACGCGTAATGATGCCAAGGAGTTACGTAAACATAAAAACTATCTGGAGTTATCCACTGTAAAGGCtggtattttcttcagtacaaaagaaatgaaagagattgCAAATGAGACAGCCAATTTACAAAAAGCGTATGAGAAGCAGCAAATGTCATTGGTAAAGGAAATTGTAAATATCACATTGACCTATAGCCCagttttggaaaagatcTCTCTCATTCTGGCACATTTGGATGTTTTATGTTCATTTGCACATGCTGCTTCATATGCTCCAATACCTTACATAAGGCCTAAAATGCATGGATTTGGTGTTGAAAGGAAAACACGCTTAATTGGATCTCGTCATCCTGTTTTAGAAATGCAGGATGAGATGACATTTATCGCAAACGATGTCGAGTTAGATGACAACGGTAATTTTATAATAATCACCGGACCAAATATGGGCGGTAAATCCACATATATCAGACAAGTTGGAGTAATATCCTTAATGGCACAAATTGGTTGTTTCGTACCATGTGAAGAGGCGGAAATTGCCGTTGTCGATGCAATCTTATGCAGAGTAGGTGCTGGTGATTCCCAGTTGAAAGGTGTATCGACATTTATGGTTGAAATGCTGGAAACCGCatccattttgaaaaatgctaCCAAGAATTCCTTGATTATAGTTGACGAGTTGGGGCGTGGTACAAGCACGTACGACGGTTTTGGTCTAGCTTGGGCGATTGCAGAACACATTGTAAGCGAAATCAAGTGTTTCGTTCTCTTCGCAACTCATTTCCATGAACTGACTTCCTTGGCCACCAAGCACCATTCTGTCAAAAACATGCATGTTGTTGCTCACATAGAGCAGCAAGATAACAAACTCGATACCGAGGAGGATATTACACTATTATACAAGGTTGAGCCTGGGATCTCAGATCAGTCATTCGGTATTCATGTTGCAGAAGTTGTTAAATTCCCACAAAAAATTGTCAAGATGGCGAAACGTAAGGCCAATGAGCTGG
- the VPS52 gene encoding Vps52p (similar to Saccharomyces cerevisiae VPS52 (YDR484W); ancestral locus Anc_3.102) has translation MEELGTVLGVDIKELSLKSANSSGDDALSNFLNDYHTQRYQANNSLWDELKNLEEDHQQVQTTLESVIPPIREYIENFNLQLSEFTNDLGFIRNKSSELKSLLEYNSVKLANISPLVNDLMISPSVIKDIIHSKINSSWIENIAYIKDKQEIYLKYKQDNEIAVPKDFGQLCQVLNISKEIVLERSKKFIIREIKKLRGHQPVPCQPVQNEMIKVKEIFQFIVENNYSLALELRQAYSYSMRWYYKAYFSRYIRSLTILQFKMIDAQYALGNGLSNTSFKKGSGFAISSYLTTTYGRTSVAVTDESIQDYFQISKRLSLLTQEDNTVMVSQIAENNTMQNYVEVGFKNLNLAILDNCTVEYKFLKEFFLIKSNEQELKGIIEQVFQYTFDEALEYTKQLFLNTYDIFGVLISIRIAQQLQFESQRRKMPVVEEYLNAQLMLLWPKFQQLVDFQCESLRRVSITTNVANIFGKATQRDPLTTPHELTVQFAKFLTSFLTLAITHEDQIDERSEPLYNSIIRVRNDFETVMTKCSKKTKSPERMLATNYMYLYNSLQHQHTTLQIYDSASLPLILKETEDHFKALVEAFSNVK, from the coding sequence ATGGAAGAGCTGGGTACCGTTTTAGGAGTGGACATTAAGGAattatctttgaaaagcgCTAATAGCTCGGGAGATGATGCGTTGAGCAACTTCTTGAATGACTATCATACTCAAAGATATCAGGCAAATAACAGTCTTTGGGATGAACTCAAAAACCTAGAAGAGGACCATCAACAGGTACAAACTACTTTGGAATCAGTGATACCACCTATACGGGAATATATAGAGAATTTCAATCTGCAACTATCTGAATTCACCAATGATCTCGGATTTATAAGAAACAAATCCTCTGAATTGAAATCGCTCCTTGAATACAATTCTGTCAAGTTGGCCAACATAAGTCCTTTGGTTAATGATCTCATGATATCTCCCAGCGTAATCAAAGATATCATACATTCGAAGATTAATAGTTCATGGATCGAAAACATTGCTTATATCAAGGATAAACAAGAGATATACCTGAAATATAAACAAGATAACGAAATAGCTGTTCCCAAAGATTTTGGGCAGCTGTGCCAGgtattgaatatttcaaaagagattgTATTGGAAAGGTcgaaaaaatttattatccGTGAGATAAAGAAGCTGAGAGGTCATCAACCAGTGCCATGCCAACCtgttcaaaatgaaatgatAAAAGTTAAAGAGATATTCCAGTTCATTGTTGAGAATAACTATTCACTGGCTTTAGAGCTGAGGCAAGCTTACTCCTACAGTATGCGATGGTACTATAAAGCCTATTTTTCTCGATATATACGATCCTTAACAATCCTTCAGTTCAAAATGATCGATGCACAATACGCGCTAGGCAACGGCTTATCGAACACTTCTTTTAAAAAGGGAAGCGGCTTTGCAATCTCGAGCTATTTAACCACTACTTACGGTAGGACGTCAGTAGCTGTTACGGATGAGTCTATTCAAGATTACTTTCAAATAAGTAAGAGACTGTCTCTACTAACACAAGAAGATAATACAGTGATGGTCTCGCAGATTGCTGAGAATAATACTATGCAAAATTACGTGGAGGTTGGATTTAAAAACTTAAATTTGGCGATATTGGACAATTGTACCGTCGAATATAAGTTCttgaaagagtttttcCTCATCAAGAGCAACGAGCAAGAATTAAAGGGGATTATAGAGCAAGTCTTCCAGTATACCTTCGACGAAGCTCTGGAATACACAAAGCAATTGTTTCTGAACACTTATGATATATTTGGAGTTCTAATAAGCATACGAATTGCCCAACAGTTACAGTTCGAATCACAGCGGAGAAAAATGCCTGTTGTTGAGGAGTATTTGAATGCTCAATTAATGCTCTTATGGCCAAAATTCCAGCAGTTAGTTGACTTTCAGTGCGAAAGTCTGCGTAGAGTGTCTATTACGACTAACGTTGCCAATATTTTTGGCAAAGCAACTCAGCGTGATCCGCTTACTACGCCGCATGAACTTACTGTACAGTTTGCCAAATTTCTAACAAGCTTTCTGACACTTGCAATTACGCATGAGGATCAGATTGATGAAAGATCTGAGCCGCTCTATAATTCAATAATAAGGGTAAgaaatgattttgaaacGGTAATGACGAAGTGCAGCAAGAAGACAAAATCGCCCGAAAGAATGCTGGCAACAAATTACATGTATTTGTACAACTCTTTACAACATCAGCACACTACTTTACAAATCTACGATTCGGCATCGCTACCTTTAATCTTAAAGGAGACTGAAGACCATTTCAAAGCTCTTGTTGAGGCATTCAGCAACGTCAAGTAA
- the TRM10 gene encoding tRNA (guanine(9)-N(1))-methyltransferase (similar to Saccharomyces cerevisiae TRM10 (YOL093W); ancestral locus Anc_3.104): MHLTMIQSDTSTHGDLPESTERRTVIPPAPEGTSKRQWKKALKRQYHKDNKEEYAKVRKMKRKMAKINRRNRIQEYVERGEEIPEELKRPPKVNVDQKMSGIKIILDCSFDELMNQKEIISLSNQITRAYSSNRREKYAADIVVAPFDKRLKKRFEEDLTNCRHDQWNNFKFLPDEDILAANSLDPSKMIYLTADTDEKLEALEEGMTYVVGGIVDKNRHKLLCYNKAKKLGIPARRLPLDEYINLAGRRVLTTTHVVQLMLKYFENHDWKEAFEYVLPPRKLDKLQHDDTANDEESDGDERGAENVAQDGESSEAEERDRNSQ; encoded by the coding sequence ATGCATCTCACAATGATTCAATCAGATACGAGCACCCATGGTGATTTGCCTGAAAGCACAGAGAGACGAACTGTAATTCCACCTGCACCAGAAGGCACCTCCAAGAGGCAATGGAAGAAAGCGCTGAAAAGACAGTATCATAAGGATAACAAGGAAGAATACGCCAAGGTGCGGAAAATGAAGCGAAAGATGGCCAAAATTAACAGACGCAACAGAATCCAAGAATATGTTGAACGTGGAGAAGAGATTCcggaagaattgaagagaCCACCGAAAGTAAATGTCGATCAGAAAATGTCCGGTATTAAGATTATTCTGGACTGTTCATTCGACGAACTGatgaatcaaaaagaaattatCAGTCTTTCGAATCAAATCACAAGAGCTTATTCTTCAAATCGGCGGGAAAAATATGCTGCTGATATAGTAGTCGCGCCTTTTGAtaaaagattgaaaaaaagattcgAAGAGGATCTGACAAACTGCCGTCACGATCAATGGAACAACTTTAAGTTTTTACCAGATGAAGATATTCTTGCTGCAAACTCGCTGGATCCCTCCAAGATGATATATCTCACTGCAGATACCGATGAAAAACTCGAAGCTCTAGAAGAAGGAATGACCTACGTAGTCGGTGGTATAGTCGACAAAAATAGACACAAGCTTCTTTGCTACAATAAGGCCAAAAAATTAGGTATACCTGCAAGGCGATTACCCTTGGATGAATATATCAATCTTGCAGGTAGAAGGGTCTTAACTACGACTCATGTAGTGCAGCTGATGCTTAAGTATTTCGAGAATCATGATTGGAAAGAGGCATTCGAATACGTCTTGCCACCAAGAAAATTAGATAAACTGCAGCACGATGACACTGCAAACGACGAAGAAAGCGATGGTGATGAGCGTGGCGCAGAGAATGTAGCACAGGATGGTGAAAGTAGTGAAGCAGAAGAGAGAGACAGAAACTCCCAGTAG
- the YPQ1 gene encoding cationic amino acid transporter (similar to Saccharomyces cerevisiae YBR147W and YOL092W; ancestral locus Anc_3.105), whose amino-acid sequence MQLEPIQWNAENISGIAGSISIACWVIVFVPQIYENFVRKSSDGLSLLFVILWLAGDIFNLVGAMMQHLLPTMIILAAYYTVADIILLIQCLWYGNEEVVDPVHLSPANPISETQPLLHHVSESHDVAQESDNNGSSPEVRAKRYLSDSVVVCVVVLSGFFSWYISYCNNPNPTKDGSSPEVEINWLAQIFGYASAVLYLGSRVPQILLNFERKSCEGISFLFFLFACLGNTTFIISVLAISVSPRYLLVNASWLVGSSGTLIMDFIIFIQFFLYHKNNKLVVQESA is encoded by the coding sequence ATGCAATTGGAACCTATACAGTGGAATGCTGAGAATATAAGTGGTATAGCAGGCTCTATATCTATTGCCTGCTGGGTGATTGTTTTTGTCCCACAGatttatgaaaatttcGTAAGGAAGTCTTCCGATGGACTATCGCTTTTATTTGTGATACTGTGGTTAGCTggtgatattttcaacCTTGTTGGAGCAATGATGCAGCACTTATTACCTACAATGATCATACTTGCGGCCTATTACACAGTTGCAGATATAATTCTTCTTATTCAATGCTTATGGTATGGTAACGAGGAAGTTGTTGATCCAGTTCATTTATCGCCCGCAAATCCAATCAGTGAAACTCAGCCTCTATTGCATCACGTTTCGGAGTCCCACGATGTTGCACAGGAGTCAGACAATAATGGCTCAAGCCCTGAAGTACGTGCCAAAAGGTATCTAAGTGATTCAGTTGTCGTTTGCGTTGTTGTATTAAGTGGATTTTTCTCTTGGTACATATCGTACTGCAACAATCCAAATCCAACTAAGGACGGTTCCAGTCCTGAAGTGGAAATAAATTGGTTGGCCCAAATATTTGGATATGCAAGTGCAGTACTATATTTAGGATCTCGTGTTCCTCAAATTTTGTTAAACTTCGAAAGAAAATCCTGTGAGGGGATTtctttcctcttttttttgtttgctTGTCTAGGTAACACCACCTTTATTATCTCTGTTTTGGCCATTTCAGTGAGTCCAAGGTACCTCCTGGTAAATGCATCCTGGCTAGTCGGAAGTTCAGGAACATTAATAATGGACTTCATTATCTTTATTCAGTTCTTTTTGTACCATAAGAATAACAAGCTCGTTGTACAAGAATCTGCATGA
- the RFC4 gene encoding replication factor C subunit 4 (similar to Saccharomyces cerevisiae RFC4 (YOL094C); ancestral locus Anc_3.103), which yields MIICFNRIRRESYLLAGLWAMPKLELTLQLPWVEKYRPHLLKDIVGNEETVQRLELIAQDGNMPHMIISGLPGIGKTTSVHCLAHELLGDAYSQAVLELNASDDRGIDVVRNQIKHFAQKKCHLPSGKHKIIILDEADSMTAGAQQALRRTMELYSNTTRFAFACNQSNKIIEPLQSRCAILRYSKLSDEQVLKRLLEIIKEENVQYTNDGLEAIIFTAEGDMRQAINNLQSTVAGHGLVNGDNVFKVVDSPHPLVVKRMLLAPTLEESISHLKNDLWDKGYSPVDIVTTSFRVSKTLYQLKESQRLEMIKEIGITHMRILEGVGTYLQLASLLAKIHRLK from the coding sequence ATGATAATCTGCTTTAATCGAATAAGAAGGGAATCCTACTTACTAGCTGGCTTATGGGCAATGCCAAAACTTGAATTGACGTTGCAATTACCATGGGTGGAAAAATATCGTCCccatttgttgaaagatatcgTAGGGAATGAAGAAACGGTTCAAAGACTAGAGCTGATTGCACAAGATGGTAACATGCCACATATGATCATTTCTGGGCTGCCTGGTATTGGTAAAACTACATCAGTTCACTGTCTTGCACACGAGCTGTTAGGTGATGCATATTCGCAAGCAGTACTAGAACTGAATGCTTCAGATGATAGAGGTATCGATGTTGTTagaaatcaaatcaagCACTTTGCTCAGAAAAAATGCCATTTGCCATCTGGAAAGCACAAGATCATTATACTGGATGAAGCGGACTCCATGACTGCGGGCGCTCAACAGGCTTTAAGGAGAACCATGGAATTGTATTCAAATACCACCAGATTCGCGTTTGCCTGTAATCAATCCAACAAGATTATAGAACCGTTGCAAAGCAGATGCGCAATCTTACGGTATTCCAAATTATCAGATGAACAAGTCCTGAAAAGATTATTGGAAATTatcaaggaagaaaatgttCAATACACAAATGATGGCTTAGAAGCAATTATATTCACAGCAGAAGGCGATATGAGGCAAGCAATTAACAACTTGCAGAGTACAGTTGCAGGTCATGGTTTAGTCAATGGTGACAATGTATTTAAGGTCGTTGACTCCCCACATCCTCTCGTTGTGAAGAGAATGCTTCTGGCTCCAACTTTAGAAGAGTCTATATCTCATTTAAAGAACGATCTCTGGGATAAGGGTTACTCTCCTGTGGATATTGTTACCACATCTTTCCGtgtttcaaaaactttgtATCAACTTAAGGAGTCTCAAAGACTAGAAATGATAAAGGAGATCGGCATCACTCACATGCGAATTCTGGAAGGTGTAGGCACCTATTTACAACTGGCAAGTCTCCTGGCGAAAATACATAGACTTAAGTAA
- a CDS encoding uncharacterized protein (similar to Saccharomyces cerevisiae SPO21 (YOL091W) and YSW1 (YBR148W); ancestral locus Anc_3.106), translated as MPLFKMDYNPNVLETQLDTDADHSEKENKNLEDEQEERQISKVKGFGSGAEKHEDVTDTKATATSKVPDFKDYSVRDDDDDLTSSDEDGEREVTETSVKSWFGSHKHSRSNATTSSRIETTTSSASGASCASGISAGSIVAEGTPNGSKTGSSSRRSFRSFFRRDNEVACNSPTQGGESEQQEVDGDQVKHKGGESCVEKSSIVERDTDDSEKSLLLHTPTSQASSSKFWRGWKHAHRGAKAERNSSDVLNSNRDESLSKEHKREKNLIKLAAQLSDITIDEKANLKSGYRGNSVYSESQHSDEEEEVDSTSSSFERAHTLKERIDVVFSPSFEEKDEISPITPPAEVSNNPYKYVFEPSSLLGNHMVYDHAWLDKESVTFCNFDSALKLLTKDVKSLSSVSAGSNITISEISKEIVDFVRHIVDIQEENGKERQNLENELNISRFTLANLETEMEEKSKLNLTLNKQSDNLKSTICDLQKDLQFGRELNEELMEKLEETKSQKRNIKNHQKDTLKKHEVQVTKLNKQLESKERLLSELKTKNESTEAKAELLQKNLNEMLVKHEILQEKQGFTTLQLSTMLENEKTKKEVDERESVKNLELTSSMKNRYENTIGILKVGNLKIQENFHDERRKVLDLRRERKLLLKKLQLTDCHRAQSLIFMSHLMLYYRGIIPDQMLSDFDYHLKILNTPYFTSTIKLEDQALEAKLEDCQKQVITFYNVFARQTFLEQIVTKHVSYMRSNNFLSNQLTGLRKQIGDYEHYVDRLLKEIQEQKRI; from the coding sequence ATGcctttattcaaaatggaTTATAATCCCAATGTGCTTGAAACACAACTAGACACAGATGCTGACCATTCAGAAAAGGAGAACAAAAATCTCGAGGACgagcaagaagaaagacaaATTTCGAAAGTAAAAGGATTTGGATCTGGAGCAGAAAAACATGAGGACGTCACAGACACAAAGGCAACGGCAACAAGCAAGGTCccagatttcaaagattattCAGTGagagatgatgatgatgatttgaCCAGCTCTGATGAGGACGGTGAGAGAGAAGTTACTGAAACTTCTGTTAAATCTTGGTTTGGTAGTCACAAACATAGTCGGTCAAATGCAACCACAAGTTCAAGAATAGAAACAACGACCTCTTCCGCGTCTGGTGCATCTTGTGCATCCGGTATATCAGCCGGGTCAATTGTCGCAGAAGGAACTCCAAATGGATCTAAAACTGGAAGCTCATCTAGGAGAAGCTTCAGATCATTTTTTAGACGTGATAATGAAGTTGCATGTAATAGTCCTACTCAAGGAGGAGAAAGCGAACAACAGGAGGTGGACGGGGATCAAGTAAAGCACAAGGGAGGCGAGAGCTGTGTCGAAAAAAGTAGTATTGTCGAAAGAGATACAGATGACtcagaaaaatcattgttGTTGCACACGCCCACATCACAAGCAAGTAGCTCCAAATTTTGGAGGGGCTGGAAGCATGCCCACCGTGGCGCAAAAGCTGAACGCAACTCATCGGATGTCTTGAATTCAAATAGAGATGAAAGTTTATCAAAGGAGCACAAACGTGAAAAAAACCTGATAAAACTAGCCGCACAATTATCAGATATtacaattgatgaaaaagcTAACTTAAAGAGTGGCTACCGTGGAAATTCAGTCTACTCAGAAAGCCAACATAgtgatgaggaagaagaagttgacAGCACTTCAagctcttttgaaagagctCATACTTTGAAGGAAAGGATTGATGTGGTATTTTCACCTTCtttcgaagaaaaagatgaaatatcaCCCATAACTCCTCCTGCAGAAGTTTCCAATAATCCATATAAATACGTCTTCGAACCATCCTCATTATTAGGCAATCATATGGTTTATGATCATGCATGGTTGGATAAAGAATCAGTCACATTCTGCAACTTTGACTCTGCTTTAAAACTGCTGACAAAAGACGTTAAGTCTCTATCGTCAGTATCTGCAGGAAGCAATATAACTATATCTGAAATAAGCAAAGAAATAGTGGATTTCGTGAGACACATAGTTGACATTCAAGAGGAAAACGGGAAAGAAAGGCAGAATTTAGAGAATGAGCTAAATATTAGTAGATTTACATTGGCAAATTTAGAAACAGAAATGGAGGAGAAAAGCAAATTAAATCTTACTTTAAACAAGCAGTCTGATAATTTAAAATCGACAATTTGCGACCTACAAAAAGATTTACAGTTTGGTAGAGAGCTGAACGAGGAATTGATGGAAAAGTTGGAAGAGACAAAATCGCAAAAAAGGAATATTAAAAACCATCAGAAAGACACTCTTAAAAAGCACGAAGTTCAAGTTACGAAGTTAAATAAACAATTGGAATCAAAGGAACGTCTGCTGAGTGAGctcaaaaccaaaaatgaatctaCAGAGGCCAAAGCTGAActtttacaaaaaaatttaaatgaGATGTTAGTAAAACATGAAATTTTGCAGGAAAAGCAAGGATTCACGACTCTGCAGCTCTCAACTATGTtagagaatgaaaaaacaaagaaggAAGTAGATGAGAGAGAGTCagtaaaaaatttggaattgACGTCAAGTATGAAGAATAGATACGAAAATACTATTGGCATTTTGAAGGTTGGCAATCTAAAAATTCAAGAGAATTTTCATGATGAGAGACGTAAAGTTCTTGATCTTCGTCGAGAAAGAAAGCTCCTTCTGAAAAAGCTACAACTTACCGATTGCCATAGAGCACAATCGTTAATTTTTATGTCGCATTTAATGCTGTACTATAGAGGTATTATCCCTGATCAAATGCTGTCTGATTTTGActatcatttgaaaattttgaatacaCCGTACTTCACATCAACCATCAAATTGGAAGATCAAGCATTGGAGGCCAAATTAGAAGATTGTCAAAAGCAAGTGATCACATTCTATAATGTTTTCGCCAGGCAAACATTTTTGGAACAAATTGTAACGAAGCATGTATCGTATATGCGCTCAAATAATTTCCTCAGCAATCAATTGACAGGCCTCAGAAAGCAAATCGGTGATTACGAACACTACGTCGACCGGTTACTAAAAGAGATACAAGAACAGAAAAGAATCTAA